A region of the Phaeodactylum tricornutum CCAP 1055/1 chromosome 1, whole genome shotgun sequence genome:
ACCGTTAATATTTCATTTCATGTCACCCATGGAGATGACTCGAACCCATAGAACTGCGACTCGAGTTCCAACGCCGATAATGTAACATGAAACAGTAGACCAAAGTTTCGTTCGTCTTATTGTTAGGcttcattcacagtcagtttcaCCATGGCACCTCAGACGTCCATCTGGGCGTCCCATCTCATCTTGGTTGCTACAGCATGTGCTGGCATTTACGCCTTCGTTCAAAAACGGAAACGCAGTAGCAAGTATAATGTGCCGAGTGATCTGGTGAACTCGCCGTACGGAAAAGAAGTCGTAGTCGCACTCGAGCTAGCGCTCAAAGCCGGCCTCAACATGATTGCCTATTGTGACGAGAAAGGGACCGAGGCAGAATCCGGTCAAGACCTAGAGATTAAAACCAAAGGGCAGCCTGAAGATTTCTGCACAAGGGTTGATATTGAAAACGAGAATCTTGTCATGGAAGGACTCTTGAAATCATTTCCGACGCACACCATTATTGGGGAGGAATCCGTAGGAAACAATCCTTTGCCACCGCTGACGACTGATCCGACTTGGATAATCGATCCGATCGATGGAAACACAAATTTTGCGTCGGGGCTTCCACTGACCTGCGTCAGCATCGGATTCTGTGATAAAAAAAATCCCGTTATTGGGGTAGTCTACGCACCGATGACAGATGAAGTATACCTGGCGGTGCGCGGATACGGAGCCTACCGCAACGGCGTAAAAATCACGCAGCGCGAAACCAAAGCGTTGTGCGACGCGGTAGTCTGTTTTGAATTTGGGTATGCACGGGACCAGGAAGCGGTTGACAAAATGGTAGGCGCTGTCAGGAAAATACTGGAACACGGATGCAGAACCTGTCGATGTCTTGGGAGTGGCGTTTTGGATCTCTGCTATGTTGCGACAGGCCGTTTGGACGTTGTTTATGCTGGCGTTGCGGGAGAAGGATGGAAGCCATGGGGTACGTCATCTGGCGTTCTCGTTTAGAGTTGAAACTCAAATACTAACTCGTAACTGTGTTCTATAGACTACTGCGCAGGCTTTGTCGTCGCGACGGAGGCGGGGTGCACAATGCAGCCTATTGCTCAATTGAGCAAAACGGATTTTGACATTTACTCATCAAGTGTTATTTGTGGAGTGAGTTCAAATTTGGTTCAAGAACTCAGGGCAACGATATCACGCAAATGCATGGCGTTCGCCTGAGGGAGCAAAGCCCATCCAATTTCCCTTTCAACTTGCTCGGCAGGACACCCGCCAACTTTCATAAAACTTGAACGATCATCTGATAGAAGGTTAGTATATTTGGCTCTTTCTTAAACGCGAAGTGGCTGTACTTCCTCAACCGTGGATTATAATAATCCAACTCATTGGAAGTCATTATTTTATTCATCTAGGTCGTTCTCGAAATATTCTTCACAATCGTGCCTTCACGATCGGCTGGAGATGTCTTTCGCTTGATGGCTTTAGTTCCGCCTCGGCTTTGAAAATCAGTGTTTTGTACCGTCATTTCCAGATTACCGCCATCCGCCAGTTCGA
Encoded here:
- a CDS encoding predicted protein encodes the protein MIAYCDEKGTEAESGQDLEIKTKGQPEDFCTRVDIENENLVMEGLLKSFPTHTIIGEESVGNNPLPPLTTDPTWIIDPIDGNTNFASGLPLTCVSIGFCDKKNPVIGVVYAPMTDEVYLAVRGYGAYRNGVKITQRETKALCDAVVCFEFGYARDQEAVDKMVGAVRKILEHGCRTCRCLGSGVLDLCYVATGRLDVVYAGVAGEGWKPWDYCAGFVVATEAGCTMQPIAQLSKTDFDIYSSSVICGVSSNLVQELRATISRKCMAFA